A genomic stretch from Sander vitreus isolate 19-12246 chromosome 17, sanVit1, whole genome shotgun sequence includes:
- the LOC144532680 gene encoding T-lymphocyte surface antigen Ly-9-like: MEKLTGCWLLLAALNFALAQDKVTPKYFRDGGELTLDLRPPPPEPLGDILWKINGNLLAEWVKDQVPVTYYRTFLGRTTLDVTTGRLVIKDLTKADTGVYSVEVNRKVQNERYNAVWIQEVPQPEIWIRPLICSPASDSCTLTCDAVITDAGPVTYSWKMGDGEWKEPGKDVVITKNVTLDVKTFTCRIKNPVSERESQPKRNPLLEEERESSEVGGLVAGIMSLAVPLAVAAVVAAL; the protein is encoded by the coding sequence ATGGAGAAACTGACCGGGTGTTGGTTGCTGTTGGCGGCGCTGAACTTCGCTCTAGCTCAGGACAAGGTAACCCCGAAATACTTCAGGGATGGCGGGGAGCTAACGTTGGATCTGAGGCCTCCTCCTCCTGAACCTCTCGGCGACATCCTGTGGAAGATTAACGGTAACCTGTTAGCTGAGTGGGTCAAAGATCAAGTTCCTGTGACTTATTACAGAACCTTTTTAGGCCGCACAACCCTGGATGTAACCACTGGACGTTTGGTAATCAAAGACCTGACTAAAGCTGACACGGGTGTGTATTCAGTGGAAGTCAACCGCAAGGTCCAGAATGAGCGCTATAACGCTGTATGGATCCAAGAAGTCCCCCAGCCTGAGATATGGATCAGACCATTAATATGTTCCCCCGCTTCGGACAGTTGTACGCTGACCTGTGACGCGGTCATCACAGACGCTGGACCCGTCACCTACAGCTGGAAGATGGGAGACGGAGAGTGGAAGGAGCCGGGAAAGGACGTGGTCATCACCAAGAATGTGACATTAGATGTGAAGACCTTCACCTGCCGGATAAAGAACCCAgtcagtgagagagaaagtcaaCCCAAAAGAAACCCGCTCTTAGAGGAGGAGCGAGAAAGCTCTGAAGTTGGGGGGCTTGTGGCTG